One segment of Rosa chinensis cultivar Old Blush chromosome 6, RchiOBHm-V2, whole genome shotgun sequence DNA contains the following:
- the LOC112173010 gene encoding uncharacterized protein LOC112173010, with translation MPFPMKIQPIESHAGPVEAETRFEPVKPVAKSRFKRLFERQFTSVLRTTTPAAAAAAEEKVVVCGVEELHFNKDGFTDLAGGEFEPSSVCLANMVQNFIEESNEKQSSARCSRNRCNCFNGNCDDSSDDESEPFGFGDSNLASSGEACELLKSLVSCPSLCERNLLADTARIVEKNKMCKRKDDNGRLVVTDNLLALGYDASVCKTRWEKSPSYPSGEYEYIDVIVNGERLLIDVDFRSEFEIARPTKSYKAILQALPYIFVGKPDRLRRIIGIVSEAAKQSLKKKGMHIPPWRKAEYIKAKWLSPHTRPTVSVNSSPDSLPEKTETQSLIKSMEFEQSRTELAKSVDSSEPEESVFEFSEGEEEKAVVKEWKPPEVKPRISSGVKIVTGLASVMEDENEP, from the exons ATGCCGTTTCCGATGAAAATACAGCCGATTGAGTCACACGCGGGGCCTGTGGAAGCGGAGACTAGGTTCGAACCGGTGAAGCCGGTGGCCAAGTCACGGTTCAAGAGGCTCTTCGAGCGACAGTTCACGAGCGTATTGAGAACAACGACGcctgcggcggcggcggcggcggaggagaAGGTCGTCGTGTGCGGCGTCGAGGAGCTGCATTTCAACAAAGACGGCTTCACGGACTTGGCCGGCGGCGAGTTCGAGCCGAGCTCAGTCTGCTTGGCGAATATGGTGCAGAACTTCATCGAAGAGAGCAACGAGAAGCAATCGTCGGCCAGGTGCAGCCGGAACCGCTGTAACTGCTTCAACGGAAACTGCGACGACAGCTCCGACGACGAATCGGAGCCTTTCGGTTTCGGCGATTCCAATCTGGCTTCATCCGGCGAAGCATGTGAGCTTCTCAAG AGTTTGGTGTCGTGCCCAAGTCTATGCGAAAGGAATTTGCTAGCGGACACAGCTAGAATCGTCGAGAAAAACAAGATGTGCAAGCGTAAAGACGACAATGGCAGACTGGTTGTTACTGATAATCTGTTAGCTCTCGGATACGACGCTTCAGTCTGCAAAACTCGTTGGGAAAAATCCCCTTCCTATCCTTCCG GGGAGTACGAGTACATTGACGTGATCGTAAATGGGGAGAGGCTGCTAATCGACGTGGATTTCCGATCGGAGTTTGAGATTGCTCGACCGACGAAGAGCTACAAGGCGATTTTGCAGGCTCTTCCTTATATTTTCGTTGGGAAGCCCGATCGGCTGAGGAGGATCATCGGAATTGTTTCGGAGGCGGCGAAGCAGAGCCTGAAGAAGAAGGGAATGCACATTCCTCCGTGGAGGAAAGCAGAGTACATCAAAGCCAAGTGGCTCTCTCCTCACACCCGCCCCACAGTCTCTGTTAATTCCTCACCGGATTCCTTGCCCGAAAAGACCGAGACCCAGTCTTTGATCAAGTCCATGGAGTTTGAACAGAGTCGTACCGAGTTGGCAAAGTCGGTGGACTCTTCTGAGCCGGAGGAGTCGGTTTTTGAGTTTTCTGAGGGCGAAGAGGAGAAGGCGGTGGTGAAGGAGTGGAAGCCGCCGGAGGTGAAGCCCAGGATATCATCAGGGGTGAAGATTGTGACTGGTTTGGCTTCAGTCATGGAAGATGAAAATGAGCCATGA